One part of the Vanessa cardui chromosome 2, ilVanCard2.1, whole genome shotgun sequence genome encodes these proteins:
- the LOC124538777 gene encoding zinc finger protein 622, giving the protein MSNTYTCITCQVFFKTADLQREHYKLDWHRYNLKRKVASIPPVTLEEFEQRAKEHREQAQNVDRDESVYCKCCSKLFNSKNAYNNHLNSKKHKLAEEKHLADEQASSIKKQEDESQSDSNSFEKVDPSKIVPSQPGKFVVVNAEDSGDDDIETDSDIEELDSDEWEECRIKGSDSLIKPRDCLFCGKHSKNMVKNLKHMSETHSFFIPDVEYCIDMKGLLLYLGEKISQGFMCLWCNEAGRTFYSMEAVRGHMIDKGHCKMLHEGLALAEYADYYDYSASYPDHGEDEANMDVDEEVEGPAALESDDYQLVLPSGVTVGHRSLMRYYKQNITQNSQALVKKSDRKLHRLLGVYRALGWAPKEQAVAAKKARDIHFMKRVQAKWEMKLSIKANKFQKHFRQQVNF; this is encoded by the exons ATGTCTAACACATACACGTGTATAACATGCCAGGTGTTCTTCAAAACAGCTGACTTACAGCGTGAGCATTACAAATTAGATTGGCACAGGTATAATTTGAAACGAAAAGTAGCGTCTATACCTCCAGTAACGCTAGAAGAATTTGAACAACGGGCAAAAGAGCACAGAGAACAGGCACAAAACGTTGATCGAGATGAGTCAGTTTATTGTAAATGTTGCTCAAAGTTATTCAATTCCAAAAACGCTTATAACAATCATTTAAATAGCAAGAAGCATAAATTGGCAGAAGAAAAACATTTGGCTGATGAACAAGCAAGCAGTATCAAAAAACAGGAAGATGAAAGCCAATCAGATAGCAATAGCTTTGAAAAAGTTGATCCAAGTAAGATAGTGCCGTCTCAACCTGGAAAATTTGTCGTTGTAAATGCAGAAGACTCGGGTGATGATGATATTGAAACAGATTCTGATATAGAAGAg cttGACTCTGATGAATGGGAAGAGTGTCGTATCAAAGGTAGTGATTCCCTTATCAAACCCAGGGACTGCTTATTCTGTGGGAAGCATAGTAAGAATATGGTGAAGAATTTGAAACACATGTCTGAGACACATTCATTCTTCATTCCCGATGTGGAATATTGTATAGATATGAAAGGTCTACTATTATATCTTGGAGAGAag attTCACAAGGATTTATGTGTCTTTGGTGCAATGAAGCTGGCCGAACATTTTACTCTATGGAAGCTGTAAGGGGCCATATGATTGATAAAGGACATTGCAAAATGTTGCATGAAGGTCTAGCGTTGGCTGAATATGctgattattatgattatag TGCTTCATATCCTGATCATGGTGAAGATGAAGCAAATATGGATGTAGATGAAGAGGTTGAAGGGCCAGCAGCATTAGAAAGTGATGACTACCAACTGGTGCTTCCATCTGGTGTAACTGTTGGACATCGGTCCCTTATGAG aTACTACAAACAGAATATAACACAAAATAGTCAGGCCCTCGTTAAGAAATCGGATCGCAAACTTCATCGCTTACTAGGTGTTTATCGGGCTTTGGGCTGGGCCCCGAAGGAGCAGGCAGTTGCAGCAAA gAAAGCTCGAGATATTCACTTCATGAAACGAGTACAAGCTAAATGGGAGATGAAATTATCTATCAAGGCCAATAAGTTTCAAAAACATTTCCGGCAACAAGTCAACTTCTAG
- the LOC124536631 gene encoding uncharacterized protein LOC124536631 isoform X5: MGWIIVAIIVSCLCSAIEITEYFKMRNWLVVGRRVGRRDASRPPTARRDSAQRRECQAITAAMPPTTMIVPCSEASPPPCEVFLGGSCNPTTWRSDIAIPMLKKMGITYFNPQVDDWSTELIEVEHRAKAEARALLFVLDSETRAVAASVEAAHLAAAPRDLLLVLRPYSRHQNIGRETISDQEYIELSRARATLQEAVERRGLPAFTDIPAALRCARAVLRGARTHPRHSLGHTILRLKRVYDAAGGRNARLPRARAIEALKDATRAPRDLAERCLPANADTIDFESFCAAVAELAADAGSQSPRTPSGSSVAARVRRAFRSLRDLIVSSGLSPEYQSRHNSESESGESGAGAAGGAGGASGTERVASAREGNGLRAHNPRLRAYGQKLSLFIPKNGSNRSAVDEGTASGGSSGDSVFTPGTERRLERLPAMLGAPIHDVYLGGSFPCNSARPDEILRREGFTCVIPRVNDYTRMFSAPARRTAPAPDSPCRDKKPRPDTRASPPAPASPPAPASPPAPASPPAPPAPASPDVVLRERAPDAERPCDRLSASDFYSVTEDITPQPFKGTYDEELLLGSRVLVFAMSAEAPSFAAMVLAAHYMGLRPNHTVLLVQPMDPLRAHPYSEAAVKDYNRGRHYLTDLARRAGVPVFDSVDATVACVVSRLRSAL, encoded by the exons ATGGGATGGATCATCGTCGCGATAATTGTGTCATGTCTTTGTAGTGCTATAGAAATAacggaatattttaaaatgcggAATTGGCTAGTAGTCGGACGTAGAGTTGGCCGCCGCGACGCCAGTCGGCCGCCGACCGCCCGCCGGGACAGCGCGCAACGGCGCGAGTGTCAAGCAATAACCGCAGCCATGCCGCCTACCACCATGATAGTGCCCT GCAGCGAGGCGTCGCCACCTCCATGCGAGGTGTTCCTGGGAGGGTCCTGCAACCCGACCACATGGAGATCAGACATCGCTATTCCTATGCTTAAGAAGATGGGCATCACATATTTCAATCCT CAAGTAGACGACTGGTCAACGGAGTTAATAGAAGTGGAGCATCGTGCTAAGGCAGAGGCACGAGCTCTGTTATTCGTGTTGGACAGCGAGACCCGCGCAGTAGCCGCCAGCGTCGAGGCTGCGCATTTAGCAGCCGCGCCCAGAGACCTGCTGCTCGTACTGCGACCATACTCGCGCCATCAGAACATCGGCCGCGAGACCATCTCTGACCA AGAGTACATTGAGCTGTCGCGAGCTCGAGCGACATTACAAGAAGCAGTCGAACGGCGAGGACTTCCCGCCTTCACAGATATACCAGCGGCGTTACGATGTGCACGCGCCGTTCTTCGAGGGGCGCGAACGCACCCGCGTCACTCTTTGGGTCACACGATACTGCGACTGAAACGCGTATACGACGCGGCCGGCGGCAGAAACGCGCGACTACCTCGCGCGCGCGCCATCGAAGCGCTCAAAGATGCGACGCGGGCGCCCCGCGACCTCGCTGAGCGTTGCCTACCCGCTAACGCTGATACAATTGATTTCGAATCCTTTTGTGCTGCCGTGGCGGAGCTGGCCGCTGACGCAG GTTCGCAATCACCGCGAACACCGTCCGGCTCGAGCGTAGCGGCGCGCGTGCGTCGCGCGTTTCGATCGCTGCGTGATTTGATCGTCTCGTCTGGCTTGTCCCCCG AATACCAGAGTCGTCACAACTCTGAGTCGGAGAGCGGCGAGAGCGGCGCGGGGGcggcggggggcgcgggcggaGCGAGCGGGACGGAGCGAGTGGCGAGCGCGCGGGAGGGGAACGGCCTGCGCGCGCACAACCCGCGCCTCAGGGCGTACGGACAGAAGCTCTCCTTGTTCATACCCAAG AATGGCAGCAACCGAAGTGCGGTAGATGAAGGTACCGCCTCTGGTGGTAGTAGCGGTGACTCTGTGTTCACCCCGGGAACGGAACGACGACTGGAACGGTTACCGGCCATGTTGGGAGCGCCCATTCATGATGTATACCTCGGTGGATCATTTCCC TGTAACAGCGCGCGTCCGGACGAGATCCTGCGAAGGGAGGGCTTCACGTGCGTGATACCGCGCGTGAACGACTACACGCGCATGTTCTCGGCGCCCGCGCGCCGCACCGCGCCCGCGCCCGACTCGCCGTGCCGCGACAAGAAGCCGCGCCCCGACACGCGCGCCtcgccccccgcgcccgcctCTCCCCCCGCGCCCGCCtcgccccccgcgcccgcctcgccccccgcgccccccgctcCCGCGTCGCCCGACGTGGTGCTGCGCGAGCGCGCGCCCGACGCCGAGCGGCCGTGCGACCGCCTCAGCGCGTCCGACTTCTACTCCGTCACGGAGGACATCACGCCGCAGCCGTTTAAAG GCACGTACGACGAGGAGCTGCTGCTGGGCTCGCGCGTGCTGGTGTTCGCGATGAGCGCGGAGGCGCCGAGCTTCGCCGCCATGGTGCTCGCCGCGCACTACATGGGCCTGCGCCCCAACCACACCGTACTGCTCGTGCAGCCTATGGACCCGCTGCGGGCCCATCCC TACAGCGAGGCAGCTGTGAAAGATTACAACCGCGGCCGGCACTACCTGACGGACTTGGCGCGGCGCGCCGGCGTGCCCGTGTTCGACTCGGTCGACGCCACGGTTGCGTGCGTCGTGTCGCGCCTGCGCAGTGCGCTCTAG
- the LOC124538782 gene encoding arginase, hepatic isoform X2, giving the protein MKVVLARNMNQKWEPLKKVGIIGVPFEKGQKKYGVSIAPAAIRSAGLIERLKEIDGIDVKDYGDIDIPSCNEPVNVDNMAHLSLVSACNKNLSDKVSQVLKDGRVAVTIGGDHSIGVGTVDGHYRVNEDMILIWVDAHADINTNKTSDSGSVHGMPVALLVKELSDYWPYLPTMDWQIPKFSIKNLGYVGLRSVDEYERLAIEKYDVPAFAMEDIEEHGIQKSINHILHRIDPEGKKPIHVSFDIDSLDALEAPSTGTPVRGGLTLREAIQLMEIIHGTGRLRAIDLVEINPALGNDADRKRTIDAGLCVLRAGLGFSRRGTTPRGILDLPVQTPQSK; this is encoded by the exons ATGAAAGT AGTTCTCGCAAGAAATATGAACCAGAAGTGGGAGCCGTTAAAGAAAGTGGGCATAATTGGAGTTCCATTTGAAAAGGGTCAGAAGAAATACGGAGTGAGTATTGCACCCGCCGCTATCAGATCAGCAGGACTCATTGAACGACTCAAGGAAATCG ATGGAATAGATGTTAAAGATTACGGCGATATTGACATTCCGTCATGCAATGAACCAGTAAATGTGGATAACATGGCTCATCTCTCTCTAGTATCAGCTTGTAATAAAAACCTCTCCGATAAAGTATCACAAGTTCTCAAGGATGGGAGAGTAGCTGTTACTATTGGCGGAGATCATTCGATTGGCGTTG GAACCGTCGATGGTCACTACAGAGTGAACGAAGATATGATCCTCATATGGGTCGACGCTCACGCAGACATCAACACAAACAAAACATCAGACTCCGGCTCAGTTCACGGCATGCCAGTTGCGTTGCTCGTTAAAGAGCTATCAGACTACTGGCCCTACCTGCCCACAATGGATTGGCAGATTCCTAA aTTTTCTATAAAGAATCTAGGATATGTTGGCTTGCGATCTGTAGACGAATACGAGAGGCTGGCAATAGAAAAATACGACGTGCCCGCATTCGCAATGGAAGATATCGAGga GCACGGCatacaaaaatccataaatcACATTCTCCATCGTATCGACCCCGAAGGGAAAAAGCCGATTCACGTCAGCTTCGACATTGATTCCTTGGATGCGTTAGAAGCCCCCAGTACCGGCACTCCGG tTCGTGGTGGCCTGACACTTCGAGAAGCTATCCAGTTAATGGAAATTATCCACGGGACGGGTCGACTTCGCGCCATCGATCTCGTGGAAATTAATCCTGCTCTCGGCAATGATGCGGACCGAAAGAGGACTATTGATGCCGGTTTGTGTGTGCTGCGAGCGGGTTTGGGTTTCTCCAGACGCGGTACCACACCAAGAGGCATCCTAGATTTACCTGTACAGACGCCACAATCTAAATGA
- the LOC124538782 gene encoding arginase, hepatic isoform X1, protein MNSIRVLARNMNQKWEPLKKVGIIGVPFEKGQKKYGVSIAPAAIRSAGLIERLKEIDGIDVKDYGDIDIPSCNEPVNVDNMAHLSLVSACNKNLSDKVSQVLKDGRVAVTIGGDHSIGVGTVDGHYRVNEDMILIWVDAHADINTNKTSDSGSVHGMPVALLVKELSDYWPYLPTMDWQIPKFSIKNLGYVGLRSVDEYERLAIEKYDVPAFAMEDIEEHGIQKSINHILHRIDPEGKKPIHVSFDIDSLDALEAPSTGTPVRGGLTLREAIQLMEIIHGTGRLRAIDLVEINPALGNDADRKRTIDAGLCVLRAGLGFSRRGTTPRGILDLPVQTPQSK, encoded by the exons atgaATTCAATTAGAGTTCTCGCAAGAAATATGAACCAGAAGTGGGAGCCGTTAAAGAAAGTGGGCATAATTGGAGTTCCATTTGAAAAGGGTCAGAAGAAATACGGAGTGAGTATTGCACCCGCCGCTATCAGATCAGCAGGACTCATTGAACGACTCAAGGAAATCG ATGGAATAGATGTTAAAGATTACGGCGATATTGACATTCCGTCATGCAATGAACCAGTAAATGTGGATAACATGGCTCATCTCTCTCTAGTATCAGCTTGTAATAAAAACCTCTCCGATAAAGTATCACAAGTTCTCAAGGATGGGAGAGTAGCTGTTACTATTGGCGGAGATCATTCGATTGGCGTTG GAACCGTCGATGGTCACTACAGAGTGAACGAAGATATGATCCTCATATGGGTCGACGCTCACGCAGACATCAACACAAACAAAACATCAGACTCCGGCTCAGTTCACGGCATGCCAGTTGCGTTGCTCGTTAAAGAGCTATCAGACTACTGGCCCTACCTGCCCACAATGGATTGGCAGATTCCTAA aTTTTCTATAAAGAATCTAGGATATGTTGGCTTGCGATCTGTAGACGAATACGAGAGGCTGGCAATAGAAAAATACGACGTGCCCGCATTCGCAATGGAAGATATCGAGga GCACGGCatacaaaaatccataaatcACATTCTCCATCGTATCGACCCCGAAGGGAAAAAGCCGATTCACGTCAGCTTCGACATTGATTCCTTGGATGCGTTAGAAGCCCCCAGTACCGGCACTCCGG tTCGTGGTGGCCTGACACTTCGAGAAGCTATCCAGTTAATGGAAATTATCCACGGGACGGGTCGACTTCGCGCCATCGATCTCGTGGAAATTAATCCTGCTCTCGGCAATGATGCGGACCGAAAGAGGACTATTGATGCCGGTTTGTGTGTGCTGCGAGCGGGTTTGGGTTTCTCCAGACGCGGTACCACACCAAGAGGCATCCTAGATTTACCTGTACAGACGCCACAATCTAAATGA
- the LOC124540645 gene encoding zinc finger CCCH-type with G patch domain-containing protein, which translates to MEDLSVSISQYEDQLAVVKQALQSTQETGERESLLALQSELQELINLTRESIDVQNNKEHDRNPGNDTTETNGLDDEYALFMKEMAETGAYEENKDSQDKPENNDLNESAESNSDIEDELSSLLGMRCAVYHTHTWGGKPSLHNAMVSSVVPRQDDDQFNDLQVKVLFTHPTHAEMLPCPFYLNGDCKFSDDQCRYSHGAVVKLSDLKEAIEPNYNSVKVGSRILLKLKPPDDEDMSTAKKSTEKYHLWHIAIVKGVDIEKKSCVVKLEHGMKTGEKRKTISEEHHVMFEEIFPLSIDGDEHTDSDDSLSDTEYPESKTMRVDCDNKALIIEKSLQNNAPVMGGWERYTRGMGSKIMLSMGYVPGTGLGAASDGRLQPVEARSVQPGRSLDHCMEMSEKNAGKDPLKVEQKLKRLQKREEERNKRAYEREKEREKRNVFNFLNNTLGDRPEKTEQLIAANSVEIKQSTSKDLNIEKFKLEEDCRKMENEILKLQNALPKYPQGTSGHRSISIQIAEKNKELSLMRNKEKQIVKEQKQRKDTQKMTVF; encoded by the exons atggaAGATTTATCAGTATCTATAAGTCAATATGAAGATCAG CTCGCTGTGGTAAAACAAGCACTTCAATCGACTCAAGAAACCGGTGAACGCGAATCTTTACTGGCTTTGCAATCAGAATTACAAGAACTTATTAACCTGACACGAGAAAGTATAgatgttcaaaataataaagaacatgACCGTAATCCTGGAAATGATACTACCGAAACAAATGGGCTGGATGATGAATACGCTTTATTTATG AAAGAGATGGCTGAAACTGGAGCTTATGAAGAGAATAAAGATTCACAGGATAAGCCGGAAAACAATGATCTAAATGAAAGTGCTGAGAGTAACAGTGATATAGAG GATGAGTTATCTTCTCTTCTTGGAATGAGGTGTGCTGTTTATCACACACATACATGGGGTGGCAAACCCAGTCTGCATAATGCAATGGTGAGCTCAGTAGTTCCTCGGCAAGATGATGATCAATTTAATGACCTTCAG gtGAAAGTATTGTTCACACACCCCACACATGCAGAAATGTTGCCTTGTCCTTTCTACTTAAATGGTGATTGCAAGTTCAGTGATGATCAATGTAG ATATTCCCATGGTGCTGTAGTAAAATTGTCAGATTTGAAAGAAGCAATAGAACCTAATTATAATAGTGTTAAAGTAGGTAGCAGAATTCTATTAAAGTTGAAACCACCAGATGATgag GACATGAGTACAGCAAAAAAATCAACAGAGAAATACCATCTATGGCATATAGCGATAGTCAAAGGTGTAGATATAGAGAAAAAATCTTGTGTAGTGAAATTGGAACATGGTATGAAAACAGGAGAGAAGAGAAAAACAATTTCGGAAGAGCATCATGTAATGTTTGAAGAAATATTTCCACTTAGTA TTGATGGCGATGAACACACAGATTCCGATGATAGTTTGAGTGATACTGAGTATCCAGAGAGCAAGACAATGCGAGTGGATTGTGATAATAAAGCTTTAATAATAGAAAAGAGCTTACAGAACAACGCTCCTGTGATGGGCGGTTGGGAGAGATATACTAGA GGTATGGGGTCTAAGATTATGTTGTCGATGGGCTATGTCCCGGGCACCGGTCTTGGAGCTGCCAGCGACGGTCGCCTGCAGCCTGTCGAAGCTCGCTCGGTCCAGCCCGGCCGAAGCCTCGACCATTGTATGGAGATGTCTGAGAAAAATGCTGGGAAAGACCCACTAAAG GTGgagcaaaaattaaaaaggttaCAAAAGAGAGAAGAGGAACGCAATAAGCGAGCTTATGAGAGAGAGAAAGAAAGAGAGAagagaaatgtttttaatttcctAAACAATACACTGGGAGATCGGCCAGAGAAGACAGAACAGTTAATAGCAGCAAATTCCGTCGAAATCAAACAATCTACaagtaaagatttaaacatagaaaAGTTTAAGTTGGAAGAAGACTGTAGGAAAATGGAAAACGAAATTCTAAAGTTACAAAATGCTCTACCAAAATATCCTCAAGGCACCAGTGGCCACAGAAGCATAAGTATACAAATAGCTGAAAAAAACAAAGAGTTAAGTCTAATGCGgaacaaagaaaaacaaattgtaaaagAACAGAAACAAAGAAAGGACACGCAAAAAATGACGGTGTTTTAA
- the LOC124538782 gene encoding arginase, hepatic isoform X3 has protein sequence MNQKWEPLKKVGIIGVPFEKGQKKYGVSIAPAAIRSAGLIERLKEIDGIDVKDYGDIDIPSCNEPVNVDNMAHLSLVSACNKNLSDKVSQVLKDGRVAVTIGGDHSIGVGTVDGHYRVNEDMILIWVDAHADINTNKTSDSGSVHGMPVALLVKELSDYWPYLPTMDWQIPKFSIKNLGYVGLRSVDEYERLAIEKYDVPAFAMEDIEEHGIQKSINHILHRIDPEGKKPIHVSFDIDSLDALEAPSTGTPVRGGLTLREAIQLMEIIHGTGRLRAIDLVEINPALGNDADRKRTIDAGLCVLRAGLGFSRRGTTPRGILDLPVQTPQSK, from the exons ATGAACCAGAAGTGGGAGCCGTTAAAGAAAGTGGGCATAATTGGAGTTCCATTTGAAAAGGGTCAGAAGAAATACGGAGTGAGTATTGCACCCGCCGCTATCAGATCAGCAGGACTCATTGAACGACTCAAGGAAATCG ATGGAATAGATGTTAAAGATTACGGCGATATTGACATTCCGTCATGCAATGAACCAGTAAATGTGGATAACATGGCTCATCTCTCTCTAGTATCAGCTTGTAATAAAAACCTCTCCGATAAAGTATCACAAGTTCTCAAGGATGGGAGAGTAGCTGTTACTATTGGCGGAGATCATTCGATTGGCGTTG GAACCGTCGATGGTCACTACAGAGTGAACGAAGATATGATCCTCATATGGGTCGACGCTCACGCAGACATCAACACAAACAAAACATCAGACTCCGGCTCAGTTCACGGCATGCCAGTTGCGTTGCTCGTTAAAGAGCTATCAGACTACTGGCCCTACCTGCCCACAATGGATTGGCAGATTCCTAA aTTTTCTATAAAGAATCTAGGATATGTTGGCTTGCGATCTGTAGACGAATACGAGAGGCTGGCAATAGAAAAATACGACGTGCCCGCATTCGCAATGGAAGATATCGAGga GCACGGCatacaaaaatccataaatcACATTCTCCATCGTATCGACCCCGAAGGGAAAAAGCCGATTCACGTCAGCTTCGACATTGATTCCTTGGATGCGTTAGAAGCCCCCAGTACCGGCACTCCGG tTCGTGGTGGCCTGACACTTCGAGAAGCTATCCAGTTAATGGAAATTATCCACGGGACGGGTCGACTTCGCGCCATCGATCTCGTGGAAATTAATCCTGCTCTCGGCAATGATGCGGACCGAAAGAGGACTATTGATGCCGGTTTGTGTGTGCTGCGAGCGGGTTTGGGTTTCTCCAGACGCGGTACCACACCAAGAGGCATCCTAGATTTACCTGTACAGACGCCACAATCTAAATGA
- the LOC124539593 gene encoding uncharacterized protein LOC124539593 gives MLETEEVDVDYFTPASSTSLSKIFSNTLQTEDGQENSTLKYIPPLPTQVPPKPEEEKPTQSVLYVMTVNAYEWLKNSYVSKERIGFTIIKIIKCNLHNIILYDSNKTILSCLTLTSGTEINVKENVSISFYDNKQKYWSIYTNSNEINKILDILKGLNVCLKYPTDTENDLCKKDDIDISHRQNTSPILKNLIKNDEKESDTDSSVNRRTKDSILKRMATMGQSVLPSTHLITAQTSDSSDSNDLQSQHKSRHKQFKNTNKRNIEKHITDTENVNVLQLKTTKPLSPEISTFQNNYQTMGVKIADIIKSPGNIVSDENDITLFIPEQRVSNSELRMNMSNITQKLDLMLNKVNYLDSADRNYISNNTSHLQNEITYKLLNEYEKKIKAYEDFIKSKGFNCDTLEIINHSSKADIPCDCKQICEEKDRQINKLQEDIQLISSKLEEIELKNSNERSLTEQINDTIIPRDRTDIAQNEDVANKLKSIMNETFQTISIHFDSDTQYTGAIVKSTVASVIKKTTMNYLKDL, from the exons ATGCTTGAAACTGAAGAAGTTGATGTAGATTACTTTACTCCAGCTTCTAG TACATCTCTATCTAAGATATTTAGTAACACTTTACAAACAGAGGATGGACAAGAAAACAGCACTCTAAAGTACATTCCTCCTTTACCAACTCAAGTTCCTCCAAAACCTGAAGAGGAAAAGCCTACACAGTCTGTGCTCTATGTGATGACTGTTAATGCTTATGAATG GCTCAAAAACTCCTATGTATCCAAAGAAAGAATaggttttacaataataaaaattattaaatgtaatcttCATAACATTATCCTGTATGACTCTAATAAGACAATATTATCATGTTTGACGCTAACTTCTGGTACcgaaataaatgtaaaggaaAATGTTAGCATATCATTCTATGACAATAAACAGAAATATTGGAGTATTTAtacaaattcaaatgaaataaacaaaatcttagATATTCTAAAAGGATTAAATGTATGCCTTAAATATCCTACAGATACAGAAAATGATTTATGTAAAAAGGATGATATTGACATCAGTCACAGACAAAACACATCACCCATactaaaaaatctaattaaaaacgATGAAAAAGAAAGTGACACAGATTCTTCGGTAAATAGACGTACAAaggattcaattttaaaaagaatgGCTACTATGGGACAATCAGTTTTACCTTCTACTCACTTAATAACAGCACAAACAAGTGATTCTTCTGACTCGAATGACTTACAAAGCCAACATAAATCCAGacacaaacaatttaaaaataccaataaaagaaatattgaaaagCATATCACAGACACAGAGaatgttaatgttttacaattaaAGACAACCAAGCCTCTATCTCCTGAAATAAGTACATTCCAAAACAATTACCAGACTATGGGTGTTAAAATAGCGGATATCATAAAAAGTCCAGGAAATATTGTATCAGATGAAAATGACATAACACTTTTTATTCCTGAACAGAGAGTAAGTAACAGTGAATTAAGGATGAATATGAGCAATATCACACAAAAGTTAGATCTTATGTTGAATAAAGTGAATTATTTAGACAGTGCTGACAGGAATTACATAAGCAATAACACATCGCacttacaaaatgaaataacatataagttattaaatgaatatgaaaaaaaaatcaaagcttACGAAgatttcataaaatcaaaagGGTTTAACTGCGACACATTAGaaattattaaccattccagTAAAGCAGACATACCATGTGATTGTAAGCAAATATGCGAAGAAAAAGatagacaaataaacaaacttcaAGAGGATATACAATTGATTTCCTCAAAGTTAGAGGAAATAGAACTGAAAAACAGTAATGAAAGAAGTTTGACGGAACAAATAAATGATACAATTATACCTCGAGATAGAACTGACATAGCTCAAAATGAGGATGTCGCAAACAAACTTAAAAGTATAATGAATGAGACATTCCAAACAATATCAATTCATTTTGATAGTGACACACAATATACAGGTGCTATTGTAAAAAGTACAGTTGCTTCAGTTATAAAGAAAACTACAATGAATTATCTtaaagatctttaa